Proteins found in one Nostoc sp. NIES-3756 genomic segment:
- a CDS encoding SIMPL domain-containing protein — protein MVRAALAGSQLRIGKFWPALPLALLVFVTFMQPGLTQEKERLYRTLSVSGRGVESVPATLSEVNLGVEIQGKTAQEVQQEVARRSSAVVALLRSRNVEKLQTAGIRLNPVYGYNNNVQRITGYAASNTVSFRIATDKAGTLLDEAVKAGATQINGISFVATDEAIAAARQQALKEATQDARQQADAVFSSLGFQAKEIVSIQVGGAATPPPPILYRAEAAKQSLDNASTPVIGGEQQVEASVTLQISY, from the coding sequence ATGGTTAGAGCCGCTTTAGCTGGTTCTCAGTTGCGTATTGGGAAGTTTTGGCCAGCTTTACCGTTGGCGTTGTTGGTTTTTGTGACTTTTATGCAGCCTGGGTTAACGCAAGAGAAGGAAAGATTGTACCGGACTTTGAGTGTCAGTGGTCGTGGGGTGGAATCAGTTCCCGCTACGTTGTCGGAAGTGAATTTAGGGGTGGAAATTCAAGGTAAAACGGCTCAGGAAGTACAGCAAGAAGTCGCACGTCGGTCATCGGCTGTGGTTGCTTTACTGAGAAGCCGGAATGTGGAGAAGTTACAAACTGCGGGGATTCGTCTCAACCCAGTCTATGGTTACAACAATAATGTGCAACGAATTACTGGCTATGCTGCTAGTAATACGGTGAGTTTTCGGATTGCTACTGACAAGGCGGGAACTTTGTTAGATGAAGCGGTGAAGGCGGGTGCAACCCAAATTAATGGTATCAGTTTTGTGGCAACTGATGAAGCGATCGCCGCAGCTAGGCAACAAGCTTTAAAAGAAGCTACCCAAGACGCACGACAACAAGCCGACGCTGTATTTAGTAGCCTCGGTTTTCAAGCCAAAGAAATCGTCAGCATTCAAGTTGGTGGTGCAGCTACGCCTCCGCCACCCATATTGTATCGGGCAGAGGCAGCCAAGCAATCGTTAGACAATGCTTCTACGCCTGTTATTGGTGGTGAACAACAAGTTGAAGCATCGGTAACGTTGCAAATTAGTTATTAG
- a CDS encoding cation:proton antiporter produces MQFNNAINYMFPLLANTTQAADSSLVLAAVLLSLVVVYFASKLGGELSNRVGLPPVLGELVGGVVVGVSVLHLLVFPEGGADSSSSLIMAFLQTTAGLTPEATPAVFTAQSEVISVLAELGVIILLFEIGLESNLKDLMAVGIQAIVVAVVGVTVPFAAGTVGLMTLFGIDAVPAIFAGAALTATSIGITSKVLSELGKLNSKEGQIILGAAVIDDVLGIIVLAVVASLAKDGAVDVSKVIYLIISASGFLLGAIVLGNVFNKAFVAIADILKTRGGLVIPAFIFAFVMAYLAAIIQLEAILGAFAAGLVLEETDKRIELQKQVCPIADILVPIFFVTVGAKTDLSVLNPAIPDNREGLVMATFLITVAIIGKVITGLSVFGQPQINRLAIGVGMIPRGEVGLVFAGVGAASGALSKPLGAAIIMMVILTTFLAPPLLRFVFPDSDDGTNDSGQLILDASTEKPLAIETSSSVVSTAGDSGNVS; encoded by the coding sequence ATGCAGTTTAATAATGCGATCAACTATATGTTTCCTCTGCTGGCTAATACAACCCAAGCCGCAGACAGTTCGCTGGTACTAGCGGCAGTCCTACTGAGTTTAGTAGTAGTTTACTTTGCTAGCAAACTTGGCGGTGAACTATCTAACCGAGTAGGCTTACCACCAGTCTTAGGTGAACTAGTGGGTGGTGTAGTAGTAGGAGTCTCTGTCTTGCACCTATTGGTATTCCCTGAAGGTGGTGCAGACAGTTCCAGTTCTTTGATTATGGCCTTCCTCCAGACTACGGCAGGTTTAACTCCCGAAGCGACACCAGCAGTATTTACCGCCCAGTCAGAGGTAATTTCTGTATTAGCCGAACTGGGTGTAATTATCCTGCTGTTTGAAATCGGCTTAGAGTCAAACTTAAAAGACTTAATGGCAGTGGGTATTCAAGCTATAGTCGTTGCAGTGGTGGGCGTAACAGTACCATTTGCCGCCGGGACAGTTGGCTTAATGACCTTGTTTGGCATTGATGCTGTACCTGCAATTTTTGCAGGCGCGGCTTTAACAGCAACTAGCATTGGCATCACTTCTAAAGTCCTGTCAGAATTAGGCAAGCTGAACTCCAAAGAAGGGCAAATAATTCTGGGTGCGGCTGTAATTGACGATGTGTTGGGCATTATCGTTTTAGCCGTAGTGGCCAGCTTGGCTAAAGATGGTGCAGTAGATGTTAGTAAAGTTATCTACTTAATTATTAGTGCCAGTGGCTTTCTGTTGGGTGCGATTGTACTGGGTAACGTTTTTAACAAAGCCTTTGTAGCGATCGCCGATATCCTCAAAACACGCGGTGGACTAGTTATCCCAGCTTTCATTTTCGCCTTTGTCATGGCGTACTTGGCTGCCATTATCCAGTTAGAAGCCATCTTAGGCGCATTTGCGGCGGGTTTAGTTCTGGAAGAAACAGACAAGCGCATAGAACTACAAAAGCAAGTCTGCCCCATTGCCGATATACTAGTACCGATTTTCTTCGTTACCGTAGGCGCGAAAACTGATTTAAGTGTACTTAACCCAGCTATACCTGACAATAGGGAAGGTTTAGTTATGGCAACTTTCCTGATCACCGTCGCCATAATCGGTAAAGTGATCACAGGCTTGAGCGTCTTTGGTCAACCTCAAATTAACCGCCTAGCGATCGGTGTGGGGATGATTCCTAGAGGCGAGGTTGGCTTAGTATTTGCTGGCGTGGGTGCTGCGAGTGGCGCACTTTCTAAACCACTAGGGGCAGCAATTATTATGATGGTTATTCTCACAACTTTTCTAGCCCCACCCTTGTTAAGATTCGTTTTTCCAGACTCAGATGATGGCACAAACGATTCAGGACAATTAATTTTAGATGCCTCTACAGAAAAACCATTAGCCATAGAAACATCATCATCAGTTGTATCTACTGCCGGTGATAGCGGGAATGTAAGTTAA
- a CDS encoding N-acetylmuramoyl-L-alanine amidase codes for MKLQWLLSGTVGTVLLLSSPALATRLNSWRFDINQNRLEINTTGAVQPRAQLIFNPTRLVIDLPNVTFGRSQLRQEIGGRVRSVRIGQFDPQTTRIVVELAPGYTLDPQQIKFIGITASRWTVQLPTPIAEQVQSAPDNSYNVVTIDPDSRTNFPSNPRPELPSNPRPEFSGNVVSAATAATQIENLQVTGDGFFVRTNGANPQVQVIRSRDRATIFMDIADATLSPRVQRNISVNRHGVNRVEFTQLQTRKPSVRMTLRVDRNSSDWRISSSSSGGLVVLPNRLVRLPNNEYGEGNTPNVPDRISTNDSIATINSVDLASNGTQLLIRADQTVSASSGWDRSTGLFRITIPNARLSPQVTGPRLNANSPILRVRLQRQEPNTVIVLVQPAAGVQIGELNQVGNQLLALELQGSRRLGTTPPLPPIQGQLPDPNNPRPTIPQPGTRPIPRGKVVVLIDPGHGGKDPGAIGIGGVREKDIILPISERIAQTLQQNGVQVVLTRNSDYFVSLPGRVQMAERVGADVFVSIHANSAGAGRPDVSGLETYYYDNGLGLARVVHNNILQSVNVRDRGVRRARFYVLRKSSMPSILVETGYLTGRDDVSKLRNAAYQRQMADAIARGILQYLRR; via the coding sequence GTGAAATTACAGTGGTTACTATCTGGTACAGTTGGGACTGTGTTATTACTGTCGTCGCCGGCTTTGGCTACAAGGTTAAACTCTTGGCGCTTTGATATCAATCAAAATCGCTTAGAGATTAATACTACAGGTGCTGTCCAACCCAGAGCGCAACTGATTTTTAACCCTACACGTCTAGTAATTGATTTGCCAAACGTCACATTTGGGCGATCGCAGTTAAGACAAGAGATAGGTGGTAGAGTCCGTTCTGTACGTATAGGGCAATTTGATCCGCAAACCACCCGGATAGTAGTTGAACTCGCTCCTGGTTACACACTCGACCCCCAGCAAATCAAATTTATCGGTATTACTGCTAGCCGTTGGACAGTACAGTTACCTACCCCCATTGCAGAACAAGTACAGTCTGCCCCAGACAATAGTTATAATGTGGTGACTATTGACCCGGATAGTAGAACAAATTTTCCCAGTAATCCTAGACCAGAATTACCCAGCAATCCTAGACCAGAATTTTCCGGTAATGTAGTTAGCGCCGCCACAGCCGCAACTCAAATTGAAAACCTGCAAGTAACAGGTGATGGTTTTTTTGTGCGGACAAACGGTGCAAATCCCCAAGTGCAAGTAATTCGCAGCCGCGATCGCGCTACCATTTTCATGGATATAGCCGATGCGACTTTATCGCCTCGTGTTCAGCGAAATATCTCTGTCAATAGACACGGTGTTAACCGGGTTGAATTTACTCAACTACAAACCAGAAAACCCAGTGTCCGCATGACTTTGCGGGTAGATAGAAATAGCTCAGACTGGCGAATATCTAGCAGCAGTTCTGGTGGTTTAGTAGTTCTGCCTAATCGTCTAGTCAGATTACCTAACAACGAATATGGAGAGGGCAACACCCCCAATGTACCTGACAGAATATCTACAAATGACTCTATAGCCACAATTAACTCAGTTGACTTGGCTAGTAATGGTACACAATTACTCATTAGAGCCGATCAAACTGTATCTGCTAGCAGTGGTTGGGATAGAAGCACAGGTCTATTCCGTATTACTATTCCTAACGCTAGGTTATCACCTCAAGTTACCGGGCCGCGTTTAAATGCTAATAGTCCCATCCTCCGGGTACGCTTGCAACGACAAGAACCTAACACCGTGATTGTGCTAGTGCAGCCGGCTGCTGGGGTACAAATTGGGGAACTCAACCAAGTCGGCAACCAACTGTTAGCTTTAGAATTACAAGGTTCTCGTCGTCTGGGAACAACACCACCCTTACCTCCCATCCAAGGACAATTACCCGATCCAAATAATCCCCGTCCTACCATACCCCAACCAGGAACAAGACCAATTCCTAGAGGAAAAGTAGTAGTATTGATTGACCCAGGACACGGTGGGAAAGACCCCGGCGCAATTGGTATTGGTGGAGTCCGGGAAAAAGATATCATTTTGCCCATCAGCGAAAGAATTGCCCAAACTCTCCAGCAAAACGGTGTGCAAGTAGTTCTGACACGAAATTCTGATTATTTCGTCAGTCTTCCAGGAAGAGTTCAAATGGCGGAAAGAGTTGGTGCTGACGTCTTTGTCAGTATTCACGCCAATTCCGCAGGTGCCGGTCGTCCCGATGTCAGTGGCTTGGAAACTTACTATTATGACAATGGTTTGGGTCTAGCTCGTGTAGTTCATAACAACATTCTTCAAAGTGTGAATGTCCGAGACAGAGGAGTACGCCGCGCTAGATTTTACGTCCTCAGAAAAAGTTCCATGCCTTCTATTCTGGTAGAAACAGGATATTTGACTGGTAGAGATGACGTTTCTAAACTAAGAAATGCAGCTTACCAAAGACAAATGGCAGATGCGATCGCTCGTGGTATTCTCCAGTATCTTAGAAGATAA
- a CDS encoding N-acetylmuramoyl-L-alanine amidase: MKLHWLLSGTVGTILLLSSPALAARLDSWRFDANQNRLEINTAGAVQPKAQLIFNPTRLVIDLPDTTFGQPQSTQQIGGAIRAVRVGQFDPQTARIVIELNPGYTLDPQQIRFVGISPSRWTVQLPTPTLQRVASPTEIVQQPVPTIPSDNVDGASALSPRNVYSVTPTTPELPVNSIASATQIESLRVTGDGFFVRTRGGTSQIQVNRTDDKRVININVTGASLSPNIQQDLPVNRYGVNSIQLTQASPQTVRISMQVDRNSPDWRVSNSSVGGFIILPSRNLANLPQNNIPDTISANTNSSAIIQAVELADNGTQLLIRSDQPVLAKGGWDRASGLYRITINNANLSPRVTGPLFNANSPILRVRLQPQANNTVVVLVQPAAGVQIGELNQVSNQLLALELQRSRQLKPPVGLPPLPSPNRNQSLDINIDNPINVPQPISRPVPRGRLLVVIDPGHGGKDSGAPGLGGLLEKDVVLPIGQRIASILEQNGVQTVLTRDADFFVELQGRVDIAERANATLFVSIHANSVDGRPDVNGLEVYYYDSGYALAETVRKTILQNIGTLKDRGTRKARFYVLRKSSMPSILVETGYMTGNEDNPRLGSPEYQSRMADAIARGILQYLKR, from the coding sequence GTGAAATTACACTGGTTACTATCCGGTACGGTTGGAACCATCTTATTACTATCATCGCCAGCTTTAGCCGCGAGGCTAGACTCTTGGCGATTTGACGCTAATCAAAATCGCTTAGAAATTAATACTGCGGGTGCTGTACAACCCAAAGCGCAGTTAATTTTCAATCCCACACGTTTAGTCATTGATTTACCAGACACCACCTTTGGGCAACCCCAGTCAACACAACAAATTGGCGGTGCAATTCGGGCTGTACGTGTAGGTCAGTTTGACCCCCAAACTGCGCGTATTGTTATTGAACTTAATCCTGGTTACACTCTTGACCCTCAACAAATAAGATTTGTGGGCATTAGTCCCAGTCGTTGGACTGTGCAACTACCTACCCCCACATTGCAAAGAGTTGCATCACCCACAGAAATAGTCCAGCAACCAGTACCGACAATACCATCAGACAATGTTGATGGTGCTTCCGCTTTATCACCCAGAAATGTTTACTCTGTCACACCAACTACCCCAGAATTACCTGTTAATAGTATTGCCTCTGCCACTCAAATTGAGAGCTTAAGAGTAACAGGCGATGGGTTTTTCGTCCGCACTCGTGGCGGTACATCTCAAATTCAAGTTAATCGTACAGATGACAAGCGAGTAATTAATATCAATGTTACTGGCGCATCTTTATCACCAAATATTCAGCAAGACCTACCAGTTAATCGCTACGGTGTAAATAGTATCCAACTGACACAAGCATCACCGCAAACTGTACGTATTTCCATGCAGGTGGATAGGAACAGTCCTGACTGGCGAGTAAGTAATAGTAGTGTCGGCGGATTCATAATTTTACCCAGTAGAAACCTTGCTAACCTACCCCAAAATAATATTCCTGACACCATCTCAGCAAATACTAATTCCTCTGCCATCATTCAGGCTGTAGAATTGGCTGATAATGGTACACAACTTTTAATTCGTTCTGACCAACCTGTATTGGCTAAGGGTGGTTGGGATAGAGCTTCAGGACTATATCGTATAACTATTAATAACGCTAACTTATCTCCTAGAGTTACGGGCCCACTTTTTAACGCCAACAGTCCTATCCTGCGCGTGCGCCTGCAACCCCAAGCAAATAATACAGTAGTTGTTTTAGTCCAACCAGCAGCCGGAGTCCAGATAGGGGAACTAAATCAAGTTAGCAACCAGCTTTTAGCTTTGGAATTGCAACGTTCTCGGCAACTAAAACCCCCGGTAGGTTTACCGCCCCTACCATCACCTAATCGAAATCAATCACTAGATATCAATATAGATAATCCGATAAATGTACCTCAACCCATATCTAGACCAGTTCCCAGAGGTAGGCTTCTAGTTGTTATTGACCCTGGACATGGTGGTAAAGACTCTGGTGCGCCTGGTTTGGGTGGGTTATTAGAAAAAGATGTGGTTTTGCCAATTGGTCAAAGAATAGCCTCAATTTTAGAGCAGAATGGAGTGCAAACAGTCCTAACAAGGGATGCCGACTTTTTTGTGGAGTTACAAGGACGAGTAGACATTGCTGAACGAGCTAATGCCACTTTATTTGTCAGTATTCACGCTAATTCCGTCGATGGTCGTCCTGATGTGAATGGACTAGAAGTATATTACTACGACAGTGGTTATGCCTTAGCAGAAACAGTCCGCAAGACCATTCTGCAAAATATTGGCACACTCAAAGACCGAGGTACACGCAAAGCTCGATTCTATGTCCTGAGAAAGAGTTCAATGCCGTCGATTTTAGTCGAAACCGGTTATATGACTGGTAATGAAGATAATCCCCGGCTAGGCTCACCAGAATACCAAAGCCGCATGGCAGATGCGATCGCTCGTGGTATCCTGCAATATTTAAAGAGATAG
- the murI gene encoding glutamate racemase has product MYSSSSFEGNLYGFSEQEPQRAPIGVFDSGVGGLTVLRQIYRQLPNEPVIYFGDTARLPYGIRSQAEIIQYVREIMDWMQQQHVKLVVMACNTSSALALDIVREEYDIPILGVILPGAKAAVQQGKRIGVISTPATAKSNAYRQAIWEIDPNVEVWQVGCPEFVPLIEQNRIHDPYTTEVAKAYLEPLLQEDIDTLVYGCTHYPLLAPVLRSLLPPQVKIIDPAVHVVTACIQELDLLGLTNTHPPLPTRFAVSGCPQQFAQSGVQWLGYTPLVEAVDFAAVPISQLQ; this is encoded by the coding sequence GTGTATTCATCTTCCAGCTTTGAAGGTAATCTTTACGGTTTCTCAGAACAAGAACCTCAACGCGCCCCCATTGGCGTATTCGATAGTGGTGTGGGTGGGCTAACGGTACTGCGTCAAATTTATCGTCAGCTACCTAATGAACCTGTAATATATTTTGGTGATACAGCTAGACTACCCTATGGTATTCGCTCACAAGCAGAAATTATCCAGTATGTGCGCGAAATCATGGACTGGATGCAGCAACAGCACGTTAAATTGGTAGTTATGGCTTGTAACACCAGTTCTGCTCTAGCTTTAGATATAGTCCGTGAGGAATACGATATTCCCATTCTTGGTGTTATCCTCCCAGGTGCTAAAGCCGCAGTACAACAAGGTAAGCGCATTGGTGTTATTTCCACACCAGCCACAGCGAAAAGTAACGCCTACCGCCAAGCAATTTGGGAAATAGACCCTAATGTCGAAGTTTGGCAAGTTGGTTGTCCTGAGTTTGTTCCCCTGATTGAACAAAATCGCATTCATGACCCCTATACGACCGAAGTAGCCAAGGCATATCTAGAACCGCTACTCCAAGAAGATATAGACACCTTAGTTTACGGCTGTACCCATTATCCCTTGCTTGCGCCGGTTCTGCGATCGCTCCTTCCCCCCCAAGTCAAAATCATTGACCCAGCCGTTCACGTCGTCACAGCTTGTATTCAAGAATTAGATTTACTTGGCTTAACTAATACTCATCCACCATTACCAACGCGCTTTGCTGTTAGTGGTTGTCCCCAACAGTTCGCGCAGTCAGGTGTACAGTGGTTAGGCTATACCCCATTGGTTGAAGCCGTAGATTTTGCGGCCGTACCAATTTCTCAACTTCAGTAA
- the sds gene encoding solanesyl diphosphate synthase, which yields MTPATSLFTPVEADLRILADNLKQLVGNRHPILFAAAEHLFGAGGKRIRPAIVLLISRATMLDQEITPRHRRLAEITEMIHTASLVHDDVVDESEVRRGVPTVHSLFGNRIAILAGDFLFAQSSWYLANLDNLEVVKLLSEVIMDLATGEIQQGLNRFDASISLETYLNKSYYKTASLIANSSKAAGLLSEVSRETADHLYGYGRHLGIAFQIVDDILDFTSTTDTLGKPAGSDLISGNLTAPVLYALAEKPYLEVLIEREFAQQGDLEQALELIQNSQGIQQARDLAAHHTKLAIEHLATLPTSESHQALINIAEYTLSRLY from the coding sequence ATGACCCCAGCCACCTCCCTGTTTACCCCTGTGGAAGCAGACCTGCGAATACTAGCAGATAACCTGAAACAGCTCGTCGGAAATCGCCACCCCATTTTATTTGCGGCAGCCGAACATCTTTTCGGAGCTGGGGGAAAGCGTATCAGGCCAGCAATCGTGCTGCTGATATCAAGAGCCACAATGTTAGATCAAGAGATTACGCCACGTCACCGCCGCCTAGCCGAGATTACAGAAATGATTCACACGGCAAGCTTAGTACATGACGACGTGGTAGATGAATCAGAAGTACGGCGAGGTGTACCCACCGTTCACAGTTTGTTTGGCAATCGCATCGCCATTTTGGCAGGAGATTTCTTATTTGCTCAATCTTCCTGGTATTTAGCAAATTTAGATAACTTGGAGGTGGTAAAACTCCTCTCAGAAGTCATTATGGATTTGGCTACAGGGGAGATTCAGCAGGGGCTAAACCGATTCGACGCTAGTATTTCCCTGGAAACGTACCTCAACAAGAGCTACTACAAGACTGCTTCCCTAATTGCCAACAGTTCCAAAGCTGCTGGTTTACTAAGTGAAGTGTCAAGAGAAACCGCCGATCATCTCTATGGCTATGGTCGCCATTTGGGCATAGCATTTCAGATTGTTGATGACATTTTAGATTTCACCAGCACTACAGACACTCTTGGTAAACCAGCAGGGTCAGACCTCATAAGTGGTAATCTCACCGCGCCAGTTTTATATGCTCTGGCGGAAAAACCATACTTAGAGGTGCTAATTGAGCGCGAGTTTGCTCAACAAGGAGATTTAGAGCAAGCACTAGAACTAATCCAAAATAGTCAAGGCATACAGCAGGCGCGAGATTTGGCGGCTCACCACACTAAGTTAGCAATTGAGCATTTAGCGACTCTGCCAACTTCAGAATCTCACCAAGCACTGATCAATATAGCTGAATACACACTAAGCCGATTGTATTAG
- the hetZ gene encoding heterocyst differentiation protein HetZ translates to MNSAATATIPTANLLEENSIGVEVIFKLVYQEFKQFTKASDQNCHDVANRITTEVYRICTESKRIQASGAIENSAMTLAKHRLQQCLRYYQQGSNRGRVELHSTLSAIIYRYINPPQRQLSYQGRLTIIEDFLQSFYLEALNAFRRENQLGPTYRPQTLLELSEYMAFTERYGKRRIPLPGRQQQLIILRAQTFSQQQPPEANVDIEQAAEGSSNEGDGSWEEPAVQRLRSAMATQPAPEPEEDTLRSVVITELMDYLEQRQQSDCADYFSLRLQDMSAQEIENVLGLTPRQRDYLQQRFKYHLIRFALLHRWELVHEWLEASLHTNLGLTPQQWQAYTDQLDEKQRSLLDLKQQGQPDEKIAKTLGLSMAQLQKRWFKILEQAWEIRNSLVSGSSASTHE, encoded by the coding sequence ATGAATTCAGCCGCAACTGCAACTATTCCAACCGCAAATCTTCTAGAAGAAAACTCTATTGGTGTGGAGGTAATCTTTAAACTGGTTTATCAGGAGTTTAAACAGTTTACCAAAGCTTCAGACCAAAATTGTCATGATGTAGCAAATCGTATCACTACAGAAGTATACCGGATTTGTACCGAAAGTAAACGGATTCAAGCTTCTGGTGCTATAGAAAATTCAGCCATGACCCTAGCCAAGCATCGGCTACAACAATGTTTGAGATATTATCAACAAGGTTCTAACCGAGGCAGGGTGGAACTCCACAGTACACTCAGCGCTATTATTTATCGATACATTAATCCCCCTCAGCGCCAATTAAGTTACCAAGGGCGACTGACTATCATAGAAGATTTCTTACAAAGTTTTTATTTAGAAGCATTAAATGCTTTCCGCCGCGAAAATCAACTAGGCCCTACATACCGTCCCCAAACTCTGCTGGAATTGTCAGAGTATATGGCATTTACCGAGCGCTATGGTAAGCGCCGGATTCCCTTACCAGGACGGCAACAACAGTTAATTATCCTGCGGGCGCAAACCTTTTCCCAACAGCAACCCCCAGAAGCCAACGTTGATATCGAACAAGCAGCCGAAGGTAGTTCTAATGAAGGTGATGGTTCTTGGGAGGAGCCAGCCGTACAGCGATTGCGCTCTGCTATGGCTACCCAACCAGCACCAGAACCCGAAGAAGATACCCTACGTTCTGTAGTCATTACAGAATTAATGGACTATTTGGAGCAAAGGCAACAATCTGACTGTGCTGATTACTTTTCCCTCCGTCTTCAGGACATGTCAGCTCAAGAAATTGAGAACGTTTTAGGATTAACACCACGTCAGCGAGATTACTTACAACAACGCTTTAAGTATCATTTGATTCGGTTCGCTTTGTTACATCGTTGGGAATTAGTTCACGAATGGTTAGAGGCTTCTTTGCATACTAATTTGGGCTTAACTCCCCAACAGTGGCAAGCCTACACTGACCAACTAGACGAGAAACAACGGTCTTTATTAGACTTGAAACAACAAGGTCAACCAGATGAAAAAATTGCCAAAACTTTAGGGTTATCAATGGCACAACTACAGAAGCGGTGGTTTAAGATTTTGGAACAAGCTTGGGAAATTCGTAATTCCTTAGTGTCCGGATCAAGTGCATCTACTCATGAATAG
- a CDS encoding PatU: MQERFQSVLKRRLQIHIENNPPLFPWESQIVDYPDYVEEPSFALTPNWGWLAQQAKLNLPVTLPEKVFQEILEKCQQMVTSSLPLGAKLVQVVEGFFPNESQTINDLAGLVLRTSYRSSEMDTMPNIQSDYADLELRQQMALSLLAAKHLLSNLTLPVSPDQPVVERLWLTSLGALTLRVEYYTKDDVTQLVVHSDLPTQGILTLQGNGSIAMAQSSTPGCLSVELTSKQPQTSYTLEVDCPELDQQPLLFVINPTI; this comes from the coding sequence GTGCAAGAACGTTTTCAATCCGTCCTTAAGCGTCGGTTACAAATTCACATCGAAAATAACCCACCCCTCTTCCCTTGGGAAAGTCAAATAGTTGATTACCCAGATTATGTAGAAGAGCCATCATTTGCTTTAACTCCTAATTGGGGATGGTTAGCCCAGCAAGCAAAGCTGAACTTACCTGTCACCTTACCGGAGAAAGTTTTTCAAGAAATCTTGGAAAAATGCCAGCAGATGGTGACATCTTCTCTACCCTTGGGCGCAAAGTTAGTCCAGGTAGTAGAGGGTTTCTTTCCTAACGAGTCACAAACAATTAATGACTTAGCTGGGTTAGTACTGCGAACCAGTTATAGATCGTCTGAAATGGACACCATGCCTAATATTCAGAGCGATTACGCAGACTTGGAACTTCGCCAACAAATGGCTTTGTCTTTGCTAGCGGCGAAACACCTGCTAAGTAACTTGACTCTACCAGTTTCACCAGATCAACCAGTCGTAGAAAGGCTTTGGCTAACTAGCCTTGGGGCTTTAACTTTGCGCGTAGAATACTACACCAAAGATGATGTTACCCAGTTAGTTGTCCACAGCGATTTACCAACTCAGGGAATTTTGACATTGCAAGGTAATGGTAGTATTGCGATGGCGCAATCGTCAACCCCAGGATGCTTAAGTGTAGAGTTAACCAGCAAACAACCTCAAACAAGTTACACATTAGAGGTTGATTGTCCAGAACTCGATCAGCAACCTTTGCTATTTGTTATTAATCCCACAATCTAG